A single Cannabis sativa cultivar Pink pepper isolate KNU-18-1 chromosome 7, ASM2916894v1, whole genome shotgun sequence DNA region contains:
- the LOC115697790 gene encoding putative E3 ubiquitin-protein ligase RING1a: MPAQKRSHDASEDDPMESNQEDSHEQPGDEEESDRSPSSSSGDKDEFIIVKLAEIRKEVQCPICLGIIRKTRTVMECLHRFCRECIDKSMRLGNNECPACRTHCASRRSLRDDPNYDALISALYPDIDKYEEEELAFHEEEKARNKQIQATIAQTLRRQSEALGRKKTNAKSTAAAFVRRSQGSYRNLRGRRNSRTAAENQESDDNEDANGNDGSKDSSSADERTEHRPKRSKRWGGGRYSQSSSAAAGADGGGDENDSEVNREIIGASYSFVGSSERLAWGKGGMRSHTRHGSNTSGNGKNTRNIRLSKLGDYLRNSEESNDELDIHLVLVSIDEDKIPSLQRPYLCCRPTLSVRHLSEYVALQTALKADEVEIYLAKQHDEKFDPSILAKISVLKSNISESKEKLQVLREEETLAELKIHSFTCGYMLLAYQKKWSSKWQS; this comes from the exons ATGCCGGCGCAGAAACGGTCCCACGATGCATCGGAAGATGATCCTATGGAGAGCAACCAAGAAGACAGCCATGAACAACCCGGAGACGAAGAGG AATCCGATCGAAGTCCTTCGTCGAGCAGCGGTGACAAAGACGA ATTTATCATTGTAAAATTGGCAGAAATCCGGAAAGAGGTTCAATGTCCTATCTGTTTAG GGATTATTCGGAAAACAAGAACAGTGATGGAATGCCTACATCGCTTTTGTAGGGAATGCATAGACAAATCTATGCGGTTGGG GAACAATGAGTGCCCTGCTTGCCGCACACATTGTGCTAGTCGTCGCTCTTTGAGAGATGATCCCAACTATGATGCCTTAATTTCAGCTTTATATCCAGATATTGACAAATATGAGGAAGAG GAGTTAGCATTTCATGAAGAGGAGAAAGCTCGCAATAAGCAG ATACAAGCAACCATTGCCCAAACCTTACGGCGTCAATCAGAAGCTCTTGGTAGAAAAAAAACGAATGCTAAATCTACAGCTGCTGCATTTGTGAGGAGATCACAGGGTAGCTATCGAAATttgagaggaagaagaaactctcgAACTGCTGCAGAAAATCAAGAATCGGATGATAATGAGGATGCAAATGGTAATGATGGAAGCAAAGATTCATCATCTGCCGATGAACGAACAGAGCATAGACCGAAAAGGTCCAAGAGATGGGGAGGAGGCCGATATTCGCAGTCTTCTTCAGCAGCTGCTGGTGCAGATGGGGGCGGTGATGAGAATGATTCTGAAGTGAACAGAGAAATCATTGGCGCGTCCTACAGTTTTGTTGGAAGCTCGGAAAGACTTGCATGGGGAAAAGGTGGCATGCGTAGTCACACACGACATGGAAGTAACACTAGTGGCAATGGTAAAAATACCAGGAACATCCGTCTTTCAAAGTTGGGGGATTATCTCAGAAATTCAGAAGAAAGTAATGATGAG CTCGACATCCACCTCGTGCTTGTTTctattgatgaagataaaattccAAGCTTGCAGCGACCATACCTTTGCTGTAGGCCTACTTTGTCAGTTAGACACCTATCCGAG TATGTTGCTCTTCAAACTGCATTGAAAGCTGATGAAGTTGAGATATACTTGGCAAAGCAGCATGATGAAAAATTCGATCCATCAATCTTAGCAAAAATTTCAGTTTTAAAGTCTAACATATCAGAATCCAAGGAAAAGCTACAAGTTTTAAGAGAAGAAGAAACATTGGCAGAACTTAAAATTCATAGCTTTACTTGTGGATATATG CTTCTTGCTTATCAGAAGAAGTGGAGCTCAAAGTGGCAGTCCTGA